A region from the Sebastes umbrosus isolate fSebUmb1 chromosome 18, fSebUmb1.pri, whole genome shotgun sequence genome encodes:
- the LOC119476556 gene encoding transcription factor E2F6-like: MVKCVVSRCLNRMVSVNRGVFNRPRKRFFNFPKDPTRVKVWLAALRETEQQDATEQHFICEDHFLPEDISTNGINRGAIPIMPPYLDGPLGLVSPWAAESSEEEEQEDEEEEEEDESGDDAPQQNPGGGLQNPPEAERSSASLPQRKQSNPSQRFCRQDVSLGLLTLRFLKLLLAAPGGVLDLREVAANLQTHKRRVYDITHVLNGFNLIQKESNNWVKWIGQTPISSFLWRNQQKFQREVENLKLVEDQLDGLIRSCSQQLFDMTDDVGSSASAYVTHEDISRLRSVHQQTLIVVKAPEETKLEIPAPQEDSIQVHLKAEMGPITVLTCEMGSGDAATSDPGFFITLEESRVRTTTLHTAT, from the exons ATGGTGAAGTGCGTGGTCTCCCGGTGTCTGAACCGCATGGTGTCGGTTAACCGAGGAGTCTTCAACCGACCCAGAAAGAGATTCTTCAACTTCCCCAAAGACCCGACCCGAGTCAAG GTATGGCTGGCAGCGCTGAGGGAGACGGAGCAGCAGGACGCCACCGAGCAGCATTTCATCTGTGAAGACCACTTCCTGCCGGAGGACATCTCCACCAACGGGATCAACCGGGGCGCCATTCCCATCATGCCCCCGTACCTGGACGGGCCGCTGGGCCTGGTCAGCCCCTGGGCAGCCGAGTCCtccgaggaagaggagcaggaggatgaagaggaggaggaggaggatgaaagtGGAGATGATGCACCACAGCAG AATCCAGGTGGAGGTTTGCAGAATCCTCCAGAGGCCGAGAGATCCAG TGCTTCTCTTCCACAGAGGAAACAGTCAAATCCGTCCCAGAGATTCTGCAGACAGG ACGTGTCTCTGGGGCTGCTGACTCTGCGTttcctgaagctgctgctggcgGCTCCGGGCGGCGTCCTGGATCTCAGGGAGGTGGCGGCGAACCTGCAGACCCACAAACGGCGAGTCTATGACATCACGCACGTCCTGAATGGCTTCAACCTCATCCAGAAGGAGTCGAACAACTGGGTGAAGTGGAT AGGACAGACTCCCATCTCCAGCTTTCTGTGGAGGAACCAGCAGAAGTtccagagagaggtggagaacCTGAAGCTGGTGGAGGACCAGCTGGACGGCCTCATCAGAAGCTGCTCCCAGCAGCTCTTCGACATGACGGACGACGTGGGAAGCTCTGC GTCGGCCTACGTGACCCACGAGGACATCAGCCGGCTCCGATCCGTCCATCAGCAAACGTTGATCGTTGTCAAAGCGCCGGAGGAGACGAAGCTGGAGATTCCTGCACCACAAGag GACAGTATCCAGGTCCATCTGAAGGCGGAGATGGGTCCCATCACGGTGCTGACCTGTGAAATGGGGTCAGGAGACGCCGCGACCTCTGACCCCGGCTTCTTTATAACACTGGAGGAGAGCCGGGTCAGGACGACCACGCTGCACACAG CAACATGA